A genomic window from Erythrobacter sp. BLCC-B19 includes:
- a CDS encoding ABC transporter ATP-binding protein, with protein sequence MNSGAPIVSLKGLKRAFQQGDTRIEVLRGVELDIMPGEIVALLGPSGSGKSTMLQAVGLLEGGFEGSISIAGQRAESMTSDERTRLRREHLGFVYQFHHLLPDFNARENVVMPQMILGTSREDAQARADALLASLGLGERLTHRPSQLSGGEQQRVAVARALANRPTLVLADEPTGNLDENTSDAVLEQFLALVRGEGSAALVATHNERLAARMDRVVRLKDGVLV encoded by the coding sequence ATGAATAGTGGTGCCCCCATCGTCAGCCTCAAGGGGCTGAAGCGCGCCTTTCAGCAGGGCGATACGCGCATCGAAGTGCTGCGCGGGGTCGAACTCGACATCATGCCGGGGGAAATCGTGGCGCTGCTCGGGCCTTCGGGATCGGGCAAGTCGACCATGTTGCAAGCCGTGGGTCTGCTGGAGGGGGGCTTCGAAGGCTCGATCAGCATTGCCGGCCAACGCGCCGAGAGCATGACATCGGACGAACGCACCCGGCTCAGGCGCGAGCATCTCGGCTTTGTCTACCAGTTCCACCACCTGCTGCCCGATTTCAACGCGCGGGAAAATGTGGTGATGCCGCAGATGATCCTCGGCACCAGCCGTGAGGACGCGCAAGCACGCGCCGATGCCTTGCTCGCCAGCCTCGGCCTGGGCGAGCGGCTGACCCACCGGCCCAGCCAGCTTTCGGGCGGCGAGCAGCAGCGCGTTGCTGTCGCCCGCGCGCTCGCCAACCGTCCGACGCTGGTGCTGGCCGACGAGCCGACCGGGAACCTTGACGAGAACACCTCCGACGCCGTGCTCGAACAATTCCTCGCGCTGGTGCGCGGCGAGGGCAGCGCGGCGCTGGTGGCGACCCACAATGAACGCCTTGCTGCGAGGATGGACCGGGTCGTGCGGCTCAAGGATGGCGTCCTGGTCTGA
- a CDS encoding long-chain fatty acid--CoA ligase, which yields MARLGAMQDWTMRVTAVIDHAAREAGGREIVSRWADGSETRTDWAGIRADALKMAQALQRLGLKPGDKVASLAMNHSRHLVSWYGVAGMGGVLHTVNPRLFDDQLEYIVNHAEDRVLCYDAAFQPIVDRMKSRWPTVEHYICYDSGAHAPAFEDWIGAEDGDFEWVTGAETDPCMICYTSGTTGNPKGVQYEHRSTVLHAMAGLQPAAFNFSSASVMLPVVPMFHAASWGLPYAGAMAGIKFVFSAVNDPAVLHDLMIREGVTDSAGVPTVWLAHFQYCDANGLDLPPLKAATIGGSAAPKFMIERLLRNGTRVQHAWGMTETSPIGTVGGPTWDWDTLTLEQKVEKTAMQGRPIFGVQLRTVDLSDMATELPRDGKTSGALQIRGPWIIKRYFKAEQDAVGNDGWFDTGDVGIIHPDGTLQLTDRTKDVIKSGGEWISSVELENAACGHPGVAEAACIGIYHPKWDERPVLFVVKKAGAEVTSDDIIDHLKPQIAKWWLPDAVEFVDDIPHTATGKISKKDLRDRFADYKLA from the coding sequence ATGGCACGCCTCGGAGCAATGCAGGACTGGACGATGCGGGTGACCGCGGTGATCGATCACGCCGCGCGCGAGGCGGGCGGGCGCGAGATCGTCAGTCGCTGGGCCGACGGCAGCGAGACCCGCACCGATTGGGCGGGTATCCGGGCCGATGCGCTCAAGATGGCGCAGGCGCTCCAGCGGCTTGGCCTCAAGCCCGGCGACAAGGTTGCAAGCCTCGCCATGAACCATTCGCGCCACCTGGTCAGCTGGTATGGCGTTGCAGGGATGGGCGGGGTGCTCCACACGGTGAACCCGCGCCTGTTCGACGACCAGCTCGAATATATCGTCAACCACGCCGAAGACCGGGTGCTGTGCTATGATGCGGCCTTCCAGCCGATCGTCGACCGGATGAAGAGCCGCTGGCCTACGGTCGAACACTATATCTGTTACGATAGCGGCGCCCATGCCCCCGCTTTCGAGGACTGGATCGGCGCCGAGGACGGCGATTTCGAGTGGGTCACCGGTGCCGAGACCGATCCCTGCATGATCTGCTATACCTCGGGCACCACCGGCAATCCCAAGGGCGTGCAATATGAACACCGTTCGACCGTGCTCCACGCGATGGCAGGGCTGCAACCGGCTGCGTTCAACTTCTCCAGCGCCTCGGTGATGCTCCCGGTCGTGCCGATGTTCCACGCGGCGAGCTGGGGGCTGCCCTATGCGGGCGCGATGGCGGGGATCAAGTTCGTGTTCTCGGCGGTCAATGACCCGGCGGTGCTGCACGATTTGATGATCCGCGAGGGTGTGACCGATTCAGCCGGCGTGCCGACCGTGTGGCTCGCACACTTCCAGTATTGCGATGCCAACGGCCTCGACCTGCCGCCGCTCAAGGCCGCCACCATTGGCGGCTCGGCAGCGCCCAAGTTCATGATCGAGCGCCTTTTGCGGAACGGCACCCGCGTCCAGCACGCCTGGGGGATGACCGAGACCTCGCCGATCGGCACCGTCGGCGGTCCGACCTGGGACTGGGACACGTTGACCCTCGAACAGAAGGTCGAGAAGACCGCGATGCAAGGGCGGCCGATCTTCGGGGTGCAGCTGCGCACCGTCGACCTCTCCGACATGGCGACCGAGCTGCCGCGCGATGGCAAGACCAGCGGCGCACTCCAGATCCGCGGGCCGTGGATCATCAAGCGCTATTTCAAGGCCGAGCAGGATGCGGTCGGCAATGATGGCTGGTTCGACACCGGCGATGTCGGGATCATTCACCCCGACGGCACGCTCCAGCTGACCGATCGCACCAAGGACGTGATCAAGTCGGGCGGGGAGTGGATCAGCTCGGTTGAGCTTGAGAACGCCGCCTGCGGCCATCCGGGCGTGGCTGAGGCCGCCTGCATCGGCATCTACCATCCCAAGTGGGACGAGCGTCCGGTGCTGTTCGTGGTGAAGAAGGCCGGGGCCGAAGTGACCTCGGACGACATCATCGATCATCTGAAGCCCCAGATCGCCAAGTGGTGGCTGCCCGATGCAGTCGAATTCGTCGACGACATCCCGCACACCGCCACCGGCAAGATCAGCAAGAAGGATCTGCGCGACCGGTTCGCGGACTACAAGCTTGCCTGA
- a CDS encoding SDR family NAD(P)-dependent oxidoreductase, with protein sequence MTDTSTAKPLAGQTALVTGASRGIGAATAKALAAAGAHVILVARKVKALEAIEDEIHALGGTSTIAPVDLIEPDAVSRLAAAIAGRWDTLDIMVLAAAYLPELTPASQMEPKQFNQALLTNVVATQALIAGFDPLLRHAKAGKIIGLTSSVGAAPRPYWGAYSATKAAFDNLLATYAAEVERLSPLRVAIIDPGATRTEMRARAYPGEDPQTVKAPEVVAERLVALLTEGFPALHRERID encoded by the coding sequence ATGACCGACACCTCCACCGCCAAGCCGCTCGCCGGCCAGACCGCGCTTGTGACCGGTGCCAGCCGCGGGATCGGTGCCGCCACCGCCAAGGCGCTGGCTGCGGCAGGCGCGCACGTCATTCTGGTGGCGCGCAAGGTCAAGGCGCTGGAAGCGATCGAGGATGAGATCCACGCTCTGGGCGGCACCTCGACCATCGCGCCGGTCGATCTGATCGAACCCGACGCCGTCAGCCGCCTCGCCGCTGCGATCGCCGGACGGTGGGACACGCTCGACATCATGGTGCTAGCCGCTGCCTATCTGCCCGAGCTGACCCCGGCCTCGCAGATGGAGCCCAAGCAGTTCAACCAGGCGCTGCTGACCAATGTGGTCGCGACCCAGGCGCTGATCGCAGGGTTCGATCCGCTGCTGCGCCATGCCAAGGCGGGCAAGATCATCGGCCTCACCAGCAGCGTCGGCGCAGCGCCCCGGCCCTATTGGGGGGCATACAGCGCCACCAAGGCGGCCTTCGACAATCTGCTGGCGACCTATGCGGCAGAAGTCGAACGCCTCAGCCCGCTGCGCGTGGCGATCATCGACCCCGGCGCGACCCGCACCGAGATGCGCGCGCGTGCCTATCCGGGCGAAGACCCGCAGACGGTAAAGGCACCCGAAGTCGTCGCCGAGCGGCTCGTGGCGCTGCTGACCGAAGGTTTCCCGGCGCTGCACCGCGAACGGATCGACTGA
- the purF gene encoding amidophosphoribosyltransferase, with product MPMTPLNVTHPFLDADGDKLREECGIFGVIRANDASATTALGLHALQHRGQEAAGIVSYDGKEFYASRGLGHVAENFSSSDAIAALPGHMAAGHVRYSTTGGSGLRNVQPLYAELASGGFAVAHNGNISNAMMLRTDLVTKGSIFQSTSDTEVIIHLVATSRYPTIADRLVDALRLVEGAYALIVMTPEGMIACRDPLGIRPLVMGRMGDAILFASETVAFDVVGAEVIREIEPGELVLVDFAGEIRSVRPFGNPAPRPCIFEHVYFSRPDSVFAGRSVYEARKAIGTQLAIEAPCEADLVVPVPDSGVPAALGFAQASGLPFELGIIRSHYVGRTFIQPGDGARHSSVKRKHNANRALVEGKRIVLIDDSIVRGTTSLKIVEMMREAGAREVHFRVASPPTAHSCFYGVDTPERSKLLAARMELEPMREFIKADSLAFISIDGLYRAVGKQGRDKACPQFCDACFTGEYPTSLTDLALAEAKTAELPFADPKAA from the coding sequence ATGCCGATGACACCGCTCAATGTGACCCACCCCTTCCTCGATGCCGATGGCGACAAGCTGCGCGAGGAATGCGGGATTTTCGGCGTGATCCGCGCCAATGATGCTTCCGCGACCACGGCATTGGGCCTCCACGCCCTCCAGCACCGCGGGCAGGAAGCGGCCGGGATCGTCAGCTATGACGGCAAGGAATTCTACGCCAGCCGCGGGCTTGGCCATGTGGCCGAGAATTTCTCCAGCTCCGATGCCATCGCCGCCCTGCCCGGCCACATGGCAGCAGGTCACGTGCGCTATTCGACCACGGGCGGATCGGGTCTGCGCAACGTCCAGCCGCTTTACGCTGAACTGGCGAGCGGCGGTTTTGCGGTGGCGCATAATGGCAACATCTCGAACGCCATGATGCTGCGCACCGACCTTGTCACCAAGGGGTCAATCTTCCAGTCAACTTCGGACACCGAGGTGATCATCCACCTCGTCGCCACCTCGCGCTATCCCACCATTGCCGACCGGCTGGTGGACGCGCTGCGGCTGGTCGAGGGTGCCTATGCGCTGATCGTGATGACCCCCGAAGGCATGATCGCCTGCCGCGATCCGCTCGGCATCCGCCCGCTGGTGATGGGGCGGATGGGCGATGCGATCCTGTTCGCCTCCGAAACGGTCGCCTTCGACGTGGTCGGCGCGGAAGTGATCCGCGAGATCGAACCGGGCGAGCTGGTGCTGGTCGACTTTGCCGGTGAGATCCGCTCGGTTCGTCCCTTCGGCAACCCAGCCCCGCGCCCCTGCATCTTCGAGCACGTCTATTTCAGCCGCCCTGACTCCGTGTTCGCGGGCCGCTCGGTCTATGAGGCGCGCAAGGCCATCGGCACCCAGCTTGCCATCGAAGCACCGTGCGAGGCTGATCTCGTCGTTCCCGTGCCCGACAGCGGGGTGCCTGCCGCGCTCGGCTTTGCGCAGGCTTCAGGCCTGCCGTTCGAACTCGGCATCATCCGCTCGCATTATGTCGGGCGCACCTTCATCCAACCGGGTGATGGCGCGCGCCATTCGAGCGTCAAGCGCAAGCACAACGCCAACCGCGCGCTGGTTGAAGGCAAGCGCATCGTGCTGATCGACGATTCGATCGTGCGCGGCACCACCAGCCTCAAGATCGTCGAGATGATGCGCGAGGCAGGCGCGCGGGAAGTCCACTTCCGCGTCGCCAGCCCGCCGACGGCCCATTCCTGCTTCTACGGGGTCGACACGCCGGAACGCTCGAAGCTCCTCGCGGCGCGCATGGAGCTGGAGCCGATGCGGGAATTCATCAAGGCCGACAGCCTCGCCTTCATCTCGATCGACGGGCTCTACCGCGCGGTCGGGAAGCAGGGCCGCGACAAGGCCTGCCCGCAGTTCTGCGACGCCTGCTTCACCGGCGAATACCCGACCTCGCTTACCGACCTCGCGCTCGCGGAAGCCAAGACCGCCGAGCTTCCCTTCGCTGATCCCAAGGCTGCCTGA
- a CDS encoding lipoprotein-releasing ABC transporter permease subunit, with translation MLSPFEWMIAKRYLWPGKGEAFIALVAGISVGVVMLSVAMLVIVMSVMNGFRGELLDKITGLNGHAVVQGYDGRIEQWRGVMDDLVKTPGVTAASPMIEKPLLISYKGSVEAIFLRGQTDTDLKTVGDKVLLGDIASLYAPPGEDGLRSVAIGSRLAQNLGIRVGDSITIINPAGRTTPFGTTIRQLPYKVGAIFEVGIYTFDEKFVMLPLAEAQSLLLMGDSVAQIEVTVDDPDKVGEILAPAAERLSGRAVIADWKSMNAALFEALQVERVAMFFALSFMVLVAAFNILSSLVMLVRAKTRDIAIMRTMGATRRSMLKIFVTTGTTVGAIGTVSGLVLGAVVLFFREPIVAFIAFATGQQIWDPEVRFLSTLPSRTDPWEVAGIVALALGMSFLATLYPALKAANTDPVQVLRYE, from the coding sequence ATGCTTTCCCCCTTCGAATGGATGATCGCCAAGCGCTACCTCTGGCCGGGCAAGGGCGAGGCGTTCATTGCGCTGGTCGCCGGGATTTCGGTCGGCGTGGTGATGCTCTCGGTCGCGATGCTGGTGATCGTGATGAGCGTGATGAACGGCTTTCGCGGCGAATTGCTCGACAAGATCACCGGGCTGAATGGCCATGCGGTGGTGCAGGGCTATGACGGGCGGATCGAGCAGTGGCGCGGGGTCATGGATGATCTCGTGAAGACCCCGGGCGTCACGGCGGCCTCGCCGATGATCGAAAAGCCGCTGCTGATCAGCTACAAGGGCAGTGTCGAGGCGATCTTTCTGCGCGGCCAGACCGACACGGATCTGAAGACGGTCGGCGACAAGGTGCTGCTCGGCGACATTGCCAGCCTCTATGCTCCGCCCGGTGAGGATGGCTTGCGCAGCGTCGCCATCGGCAGCCGGCTGGCACAGAACCTCGGCATCCGGGTGGGCGACAGCATCACCATCATCAACCCGGCCGGGCGCACCACGCCATTCGGCACCACCATTCGCCAGCTCCCTTACAAGGTCGGCGCGATCTTCGAGGTCGGGATCTACACCTTCGACGAGAAATTCGTGATGCTCCCGCTCGCCGAGGCGCAGAGCCTGCTGCTGATGGGCGATTCGGTGGCGCAGATTGAAGTGACCGTCGATGATCCGGACAAGGTCGGCGAAATCCTCGCGCCCGCCGCCGAGCGCCTGTCGGGCCGCGCGGTGATCGCCGACTGGAAATCGATGAACGCGGCGCTGTTTGAAGCCTTGCAGGTCGAGCGCGTGGCGATGTTCTTTGCCCTGTCTTTCATGGTTCTGGTCGCGGCCTTCAACATTCTCTCCAGCCTTGTGATGCTGGTGCGCGCCAAGACCCGCGACATTGCGATCATGCGCACAATGGGCGCAACGCGGCGCTCGATGCTCAAGATCTTCGTCACCACCGGCACCACGGTGGGTGCGATCGGGACGGTATCGGGGCTGGTGCTGGGCGCGGTGGTGCTGTTCTTCCGCGAGCCGATTGTCGCCTTCATCGCCTTTGCCACCGGCCAGCAGATCTGGGATCCGGAGGTGCGGTTCCTCTCCACACTGCCCTCGCGCACTGATCCGTGGGAGGTGGCAGGGATCGTCGCCCTTGCCTTGGGGATGAGCTTCCTTGCGACGCTCTACCCGGCCTTGAAGGCGGCCAATACCGATCCCGTGCAGGTGCTGCGTTATGAATAG
- a CDS encoding glutathione peroxidase: MTTIADFTVTTNKGEPLDLSAKLGTVLLVVNTASKCGFTPQYDGLEALYQRFKDKGFEVLGFPCNQFGGQEPGNAEEIEQFCKINFGVTFPLMAKIDVNGADASPLFDWMKSEKKGLMGTTAIKWNFTKFLIDRKGNVVKRYAPTDKPEAIAKDIEKLL, from the coding sequence ATGACCACGATTGCCGATTTCACCGTCACCACCAACAAGGGCGAACCGCTCGACCTGTCGGCAAAGCTCGGCACCGTGCTGCTGGTGGTCAACACCGCCAGCAAGTGCGGGTTTACTCCGCAATACGACGGGCTTGAGGCGCTGTATCAGCGCTTCAAGGACAAGGGCTTCGAAGTGCTCGGCTTTCCCTGCAACCAGTTCGGCGGGCAGGAGCCGGGCAATGCCGAGGAGATCGAGCAGTTCTGCAAGATCAATTTCGGCGTCACCTTCCCGCTGATGGCCAAGATCGACGTCAACGGCGCCGATGCCTCGCCGCTGTTCGATTGGATGAAGTCCGAGAAGAAGGGCTTGATGGGCACCACCGCGATCAAGTGGAACTTCACCAAGTTCCTGATCGACCGCAAGGGCAACGTGGTGAAACGCTATGCGCCGACCGACAAGCCCGAGGCGATTGCCAAGGACATCGAGAAGCTGCTCTGA
- the dnaE gene encoding DNA polymerase III subunit alpha: protein MPFAPFVPLRVLSSYSMLEGAIDPKDIAKLAKERGFPAIAICDRNGLYGIMAFAAACKGEGVQPIIGTLLGVARDEARTLVDYLPLFAQDNAGYDNLCHLVSAAHLDRPLERDPHVTLAELEGRTDGLIALTGAGEGGLTRLLAEGQQDAAERLADRLQALFPSRLYIELARAGDSVCERAEDALIDLAYARDLPLVATNPANFAEPHMHKAHDAMLCIANSTQIDADDRPRSNPQAFVKQASMMEEAFADLPEATANTLVIAQRCAFAPPYRKPILPSLAGDLAGEARMLAEDSRAGLEARLAAYPDLTEDERRVYFDRLEFEIDVIVKMGFPGYFLIVADFIKWAKDNGIPVGPGRGSGAGSAVAWALTITDLDPIKLGLLFERFLNPERVSMPDFDIDFCETRRGEVIRYVQRKYGGDHVAQIITFGKLKARAVLRDCGRILQMSYGQVDRLCKMVPNHPTDPWTLPRSLNGAADFKREYDNDKEVKRLVDLAMQLEGLPRNSSTHAAGVVIGDRPLAQLVPLYRDPRSDMPVTQFDMKYVESSGLVKFDFLGLKTLSVLRKATDLLEARGISIDLGALPLDDAEVYHLMQAGNTVGVFQLESEGMRRTLKAVKPTNFGDIIALVSLYRPGPMDNIPLFGQRKAGQVPIEYPHPKLEGILAETYGIFVYQEQVMQAAQVLAGYSLGDADLLRRAMGKKVQAEMDAQRGRFVEGCKAVSDIEPKRANELFDLIDKFAGYGFNKSHAAAYALLAYQTAWMKAHYPEEFYAASMCFDMHQSEKLNVFVDDARRYPNGQGGVQVLAPCINASEAEFTVEQTDEGYAVRYALAGIRNVGEKAMEAIVAERKAGGPYTSLKDLFERLPQGTMNRRQLEGLICAGAFDGLEPNRALLFANADMLMAVADAAIRERSSGQAGLFGGDAGPAEDLRLQPTEPWSRPEKMAKERENFGFYFSAHPVQQYREAASANGARTYQSLMEAGAPAGGRGTAVMAVLVEGITKARTRKGGTFVRADFSDASGQFSAACFEEALVPDFERWAQAGECLLLTVELDSPNPDEPPRLTVRGARPLAAVSGATAMELTADIASIEALRELQIELAAAQGERPTGSGEVVVRLTLAGGGDVDMRLGRNFVLTGELAERLASVAGISRVALVPLKRRSNLRLVA, encoded by the coding sequence ATGCCCTTCGCCCCCTTCGTTCCCTTGCGTGTGCTGTCGTCCTATTCGATGCTCGAAGGGGCGATCGATCCCAAGGACATCGCCAAGCTGGCGAAGGAGCGCGGCTTTCCGGCGATCGCGATCTGCGACAGGAATGGCCTTTACGGGATCATGGCTTTCGCCGCCGCGTGCAAGGGCGAAGGGGTGCAGCCGATCATCGGCACGCTGCTGGGCGTGGCGCGGGATGAGGCGCGAACACTCGTCGACTACCTGCCTTTGTTTGCGCAGGACAATGCAGGCTATGACAACCTGTGCCACCTCGTCTCGGCCGCGCATCTTGATCGTCCGCTCGAACGCGATCCGCACGTCACGCTCGCCGAATTGGAAGGCCGCACTGACGGCTTGATCGCGCTCACCGGAGCGGGCGAGGGCGGGCTGACGCGGCTGCTGGCGGAGGGGCAGCAGGACGCCGCCGAAAGGCTTGCCGACCGTTTGCAGGCGCTGTTCCCGAGCCGGCTCTATATCGAACTGGCGCGCGCGGGCGATTCCGTCTGCGAGCGGGCTGAGGATGCGCTGATCGACCTCGCCTATGCCCGCGATCTCCCGCTGGTCGCCACCAACCCCGCGAACTTTGCCGAACCCCATATGCACAAGGCGCATGACGCCATGTTGTGCATCGCCAACTCCACCCAGATCGATGCGGATGATCGCCCGCGCTCCAATCCGCAGGCCTTCGTCAAGCAGGCGAGCATGATGGAGGAGGCCTTCGCCGATCTCCCCGAGGCGACCGCCAACACGCTTGTGATCGCCCAGCGCTGCGCCTTCGCGCCGCCGTACCGCAAGCCGATCCTGCCGAGCCTTGCGGGCGATCTGGCAGGCGAGGCGCGGATGCTGGCGGAGGATTCGCGGGCCGGGCTGGAAGCGCGCCTTGCCGCCTATCCCGATCTCACCGAAGACGAGCGCCGCGTCTATTTCGACCGCCTCGAATTCGAGATCGACGTGATCGTGAAGATGGGCTTTCCCGGCTACTTCCTGATCGTTGCCGACTTCATCAAGTGGGCCAAGGACAATGGCATCCCGGTAGGGCCGGGGCGCGGCTCGGGCGCGGGCTCGGCGGTCGCATGGGCACTCACCATCACCGATCTTGACCCGATCAAACTGGGCCTGCTGTTCGAACGCTTCCTCAACCCGGAACGCGTGTCGATGCCCGACTTCGATATCGACTTCTGCGAAACCCGCCGCGGCGAGGTCATCCGCTACGTCCAGCGCAAGTACGGCGGCGATCACGTTGCGCAGATCATCACCTTCGGCAAATTGAAGGCCCGCGCGGTGCTGCGCGATTGCGGGCGCATCTTGCAGATGAGCTACGGTCAGGTCGATCGGCTGTGCAAGATGGTGCCCAACCATCCGACCGACCCATGGACCCTGCCGCGCTCGCTTAACGGTGCGGCCGATTTCAAGCGCGAGTATGACAACGACAAGGAGGTGAAACGCCTCGTCGACCTAGCGATGCAGCTGGAAGGCCTGCCGCGCAATTCATCGACCCACGCGGCGGGCGTGGTGATCGGTGATAGGCCGCTGGCGCAGCTGGTGCCGCTCTACCGCGACCCGCGTTCCGATATGCCGGTGACGCAGTTCGACATGAAGTATGTCGAAAGCTCTGGCCTTGTGAAGTTCGACTTCCTCGGCCTCAAGACCCTGTCGGTGCTGCGCAAGGCCACCGACTTGCTTGAAGCGCGCGGCATTTCCATCGATCTGGGCGCGCTGCCGCTCGATGATGCCGAGGTGTATCATCTCATGCAGGCGGGCAACACCGTGGGGGTGTTCCAGCTCGAATCCGAAGGGATGCGCCGCACACTCAAGGCGGTGAAGCCGACCAACTTCGGCGACATCATCGCGCTCGTCTCGCTCTATCGCCCCGGCCCGATGGACAACATCCCACTGTTCGGCCAGCGCAAGGCGGGGCAGGTGCCGATCGAATATCCGCACCCCAAGCTCGAAGGCATCCTTGCCGAGACCTACGGCATCTTCGTCTATCAGGAACAGGTCATGCAGGCCGCTCAGGTGCTTGCCGGTTACTCGCTCGGCGACGCAGACTTGCTGCGCCGCGCGATGGGCAAGAAGGTGCAGGCTGAGATGGACGCCCAGCGCGGGCGCTTTGTCGAAGGCTGCAAGGCGGTTTCCGACATCGAACCCAAGCGCGCCAATGAACTGTTCGACTTGATCGACAAGTTTGCAGGCTACGGCTTCAACAAGTCGCACGCCGCAGCTTACGCGCTGCTTGCCTACCAGACCGCGTGGATGAAGGCGCATTACCCGGAAGAATTCTACGCTGCCTCGATGTGCTTCGATATGCACCAGTCGGAAAAGCTGAATGTCTTCGTCGATGATGCTCGCCGCTACCCCAACGGACAGGGCGGCGTGCAGGTGCTTGCGCCGTGCATCAACGCTTCCGAGGCGGAATTCACGGTCGAGCAGACCGATGAGGGGTACGCCGTGCGCTATGCGCTCGCTGGCATCCGCAATGTCGGCGAAAAGGCGATGGAGGCCATTGTGGCCGAGCGCAAGGCGGGCGGGCCTTACACCAGTCTCAAGGATCTGTTCGAGCGCCTGCCGCAGGGCACGATGAACCGCCGCCAGCTCGAAGGGCTGATCTGCGCCGGTGCGTTCGACGGGCTGGAGCCCAACCGCGCGCTGCTGTTCGCCAATGCCGATATGCTGATGGCAGTCGCAGACGCAGCGATCCGGGAACGCTCCAGCGGGCAGGCCGGGCTGTTCGGCGGTGATGCGGGGCCAGCAGAAGACCTGCGTCTCCAGCCGACCGAACCGTGGAGCCGCCCTGAGAAGATGGCGAAGGAGCGCGAGAATTTCGGCTTCTACTTCTCCGCCCATCCGGTGCAGCAATATCGCGAGGCGGCGAGTGCCAATGGTGCGCGCACCTATCAGAGCCTGATGGAAGCGGGCGCGCCAGCGGGCGGGCGCGGCACGGCGGTGATGGCGGTGCTGGTCGAAGGGATCACCAAGGCCCGCACCCGCAAGGGCGGCACCTTCGTGCGCGCGGATTTCTCCGATGCCTCGGGCCAGTTCTCGGCCGCCTGCTTTGAAGAGGCGCTGGTGCCCGATTTCGAACGCTGGGCGCAGGCGGGCGAGTGTTTGTTGCTGACGGTGGAACTGGATTCGCCCAACCCCGACGAGCCCCCGCGTCTCACCGTGCGCGGTGCGCGCCCGCTGGCTGCCGTCAGCGGCGCGACGGCGATGGAGTTGACCGCCGATATCGCCAGTATCGAGGCCTTGCGCGAACTCCAGATCGAACTCGCCGCCGCGCAGGGCGAGCGGCCGACGGGCTCAGGCGAGGTGGTTGTGCGCCTCACGCTCGCTGGCGGCGGAGACGTGGATATGCGTCTGGGGCGCAACTTCGTGCTGACCGGCGAATTGGCCGAGCGGCTGGCTTCGGTCGCGGGCATTTCGCGCGTTGCGCTGGTGCCGCTCAAGCGACGCAGCAATCTCAGGCTGGTGGCCTGA
- a CDS encoding PilZ domain-containing protein, with protein MPSSSDSYRTAAQEDRCGPRTRLTIPATLRASGGRAFQSVVHDLSISGFSAASINRMHEGQMCWLTLPGLESLRAEVVWWDNCVVGCAFTELLSPIVHDNILQRYSNTGVYRQMG; from the coding sequence ATGCCGTCGAGCTCCGACTCCTATCGCACCGCCGCGCAGGAAGATCGCTGCGGCCCGCGCACGCGCCTCACCATCCCCGCAACGCTGCGCGCCTCGGGCGGACGGGCGTTCCAGAGCGTGGTGCATGACCTGTCGATCTCGGGCTTTTCGGCGGCCTCGATCAACCGGATGCACGAAGGCCAGATGTGCTGGCTGACCCTGCCCGGCCTCGAATCGCTCCGCGCCGAGGTGGTGTGGTGGGACAATTGCGTTGTGGGATGCGCCTTTACCGAGCTGCTCAGCCCGATCGTCCACGACAACATCCTCCAGCGCTACAGCAACACCGGCGTCTATCGCCAGATGGGCTAA
- a CDS encoding GNAT family N-acetyltransferase: MIRPARSGDAQAIAAIYEWHVANGTATFDTAAPGAGEWAGKIADFAARGFPFLVAEREGVVTGYAYAARFRDRAAYAHTCEDSIYVAHTARGQGVGSALLPALIAAARAAGFQQMLAVIGGGEPASVALHGKCGFVHAGRMRNVGKKFGRLLDTVYMQCDLREEGNT; this comes from the coding sequence GTGATCCGGCCTGCGCGCTCCGGGGATGCGCAGGCCATTGCTGCGATTTACGAATGGCACGTCGCCAATGGCACCGCGACGTTCGACACCGCCGCCCCAGGCGCTGGAGAATGGGCCGGAAAGATCGCCGATTTTGCCGCGCGCGGGTTTCCCTTCCTCGTTGCCGAGCGGGAGGGCGTGGTGACAGGCTATGCCTACGCCGCCCGCTTCCGTGACCGGGCGGCCTATGCCCATACCTGCGAGGACAGCATCTATGTGGCGCACACCGCGCGCGGGCAGGGGGTCGGGAGCGCGCTGCTCCCCGCGCTGATCGCGGCTGCGCGCGCGGCGGGGTTCCAGCAGATGCTTGCCGTCATCGGCGGGGGCGAACCGGCGTCGGTCGCGCTCCATGGCAAGTGCGGCTTTGTTCATGCTGGGCGGATGCGCAATGTCGGCAAGAAATTCGGGCGGTTGCTCGATACCGTCTATATGCAATGCGATCTCAGGGAGGAGGGCAATACATGA